A single Triticum dicoccoides isolate Atlit2015 ecotype Zavitan chromosome 2A, WEW_v2.0, whole genome shotgun sequence DNA region contains:
- the LOC119352860 gene encoding L-type lectin-domain containing receptor kinase SIT2-like — MLPHSLVLCLFFLIPTSTSYTNDGFTYNGFSYGMLRLDGVASIASRTLMLTDGAPQSVGRVFFGGRFDSISSFSTTFVFVITPPYSDLSAHGLAFTISATTDSLLGALPSQYMGMFNLENVGNVTNRLFAVELDTIQSTEFRDINDNHVGIDVNTLVSIHSSPAGYYKPDGTFSDLLLISGKPMQVWVDYDDSSHQVNVSLAPYLEHKPQRPLLSNTVNLTSVLPSSVYVGFASATGTVRSIHRIIGWSFNPNGEAKPLNYSVLSEVIQDVRRDAQSRSHIPKGVLIPVVIISVFITTVIIVGLYVYMKKARQSGDWEIDSGSSSFTYKDLAAATSGFSDRMLLGKGGFGKVYKGLLQTSKQSVAIKRVSPESKQGMKEFIAEITILGHLRHRNLVQLLGYSRHKSELLLVYDYMPNGSLDRVLHGQDTQTVDWVHRFNIIKGIASGLCYLHEEWEKVVIHRDIKASNVLLDNEMNGRLGDFGLARLHNHGTDAHTTHLAGTWGYIAPELARLGRATKATDVFAFGVFMLEVACGRRPIQVNDSDGEPVLLTDWVVDAWESVSILKTVDPKLEDYVREEAELVLKLGLLCSHPVQSGRPCMRLVMQYLVKDVLLPDFQPSFLSLTSRDEEFGQHILSCPSVATTMTGLSGGR, encoded by the coding sequence atgctgCCTCACTCCCTAGTactctgcctcttcttcctcatccCAACCTCCACGTCCTACACCAATGATGGCTTCACCTACAATGGTTTCTCTTATGGCATGCTCCGGCTTGATGGTGTAGCTTCAATTGCAAGCAGAACACTTATGCTAACTGACGGTGCTCCCCAGAGTGTAGGACGAGTTTTCTTCGGAGGCCGGTTTGACTCTATTTCCTCATTCTCAACAACCTTTGTATTCGTCATCACTCCTCCTTACTCTGATTTAAGCGCCCATGGGCTCGCCTTTACGATTTCCGCCACGACGGACTCTTTGTTGGGCGCCCTCCCGTCTCAGTACATGGGCATGTTCAACCTTGAAAACGTCGGTAATGTCACAAATCGACTCTTTGCTGTTGAGCTTGATACCATCCAAAGTACAGAGTTCAGGGATATTAATGATAACCATGTTGGAAtcgatgtaaacaccttggtgtctaTCCATTCCTCCCCTGCTGGATACTACAAACCAGATGGCACGTTCTCTGATTTGCTACTCATTAGTGGAAAGCCGATGCAAGTATGGGTGGATTATGATGACAGTTCGCACCAAGTGAATGTCAGTTTAGCACCTTACTTAGAGCACAAGCCTCAACGCCCACTGCTATCCAACACTGTCAATCTTACGTCTGTTTTGCCAAGCTCAGTATATGTTGGCTTTGCCTCTGCAACCGGCACCGTAAGATCCATACACCGCATTATCGGCTGGAGTTTCAATCCAAATGGGGAGGCTAAACCACTTAACTACTCAGTCTTGTCTGAAGTTATACAAGATGTTCGACGCGATGCTCAAAGTCGCTCCCATATCCCTAAGGGTGTTCTTATACCAGTTGTTATTATATCAGTGTTCATCACAACTGTTATTATTGTTGGTCTTTACGTTTATATGAAGAAAGCAAGGCAGAGTGGTGATTGGGAAATCGATTCTGGGTCATCATCCTTCACATATAAAGATCTTGCCGCTGCAACCAGCGGTTTCAGTGACCGGATGCTTCTTGGGAAAGGAGGATTTGGAAAGGTGTACAAGGGGCTGCTACAAACCTCGAAGCAAAGTGTTGCCATCAAGCGGGTTTCACCAGAGTCAAAGCAGGGGATGAAGGAATTCATAGCTGAGATAACCATCCTAGGCCATCTCCGCCATCGCAACCTTGTGCAGTTGCTCGGTTATTCTCGCCACAAGAGCGAGCTCCTTCTGGTTTACGATTACATGCCAAATGGCAGTCTTGATAGAGTTTTGCATGGTCAAGATACACAAACTGTAGACTGGGTTCACAGATTCAACATTATAAAAGGCATTGCATCTGGTCTTTGCTACCTCCATGAGGAATGGGAGAAGGTGGTCATCCATCGAGACATCAAAGCAAGCAACGTGCTCCTTGACAATGAAATGAACGGTAGACTGGGTGATTTTGGTCTGGCAAGATTACACAACCATGGTACAGATGCCCACACCACGCATTTGGCTGGCACCTGGGGGTACATTGCTCCGGAGCTGGCTAGGCTAGGAAGGGCAACCAAGGCAACTGATGTCTTTGCATTTGGTGTCTTCATGTTGGAGGTTGCTTGTGGGAGGCGTCCAATACAGGTGAATGATTCTGATGGCGAGCCAGTGCTGCTGACAGACTGGGTGGTCGATGCATGGGAGAGTGTTTCGATCCTCAAAACGGTAGACCCAAAATTAGAAGATTATGTCAGGGAGGAAGCAGAGTTAGTGTTAAAGCTTGGCTTGCTCTGCTCACACCCGGTACAAAGTGGTAGGCCATGCATGCGCCTAGTGATGCAATACCTTGTAAAGGATGTGCTACTCCCAGATTTCCAACCAAGTTTTTTGAGCCTTACTAGCAGGGATGAAGAATTTGGGCAGCATATCCTGTCATGCCCATCTGTGGCGACGACCATGACAGGACTTTCTGGAGGAAGATGA